DNA sequence from the Oryza brachyantha chromosome 5, ObraRS2, whole genome shotgun sequence genome:
ACATCCACCACATATAGGGTAAAAATATGTTccgaaggaaaaaagaaacaaacattcTTCTTAGACCAAATATGTtctgaaggaaaaaagaaacaaacattcTTCTTAGACCAAATTGCATACTACTATGCATGGTTGCCTACATATGGGACAGCTGGCAATCTTGAAGTCTATGCAAAGTCAGGATGTTGACATCACAAcattcagaatttcagattaAAGGGAGTTAATCAATTTGGCAGCGAAGTTTGTAAACTAATTAATGATAAGATCAGAGTCATGTTTGGCTGGAGCATGGGCAACGTGGACAATTAATTACTTTGGCGTATCAAGTTCACAACAACGACAAGAAATGTCTGTGTATGGAAACGGAGGAAAGAGCCAAGAAGCCTCCAAAATTACATATCAGGGTATGATTTGACCCTGTTTTATAAGTTGAGAGTTTTAAAGTGCTTGGGCTTAATTCATAGCGATTTAAGATGACTTTGAAAAGGGCCTGTGTTTTGAAGCTGACTTTTCCCttccagtaaaatgcaccgtaTGATTACGTCATTAGTTAAGATAACATTAACACCCTTTTGcttcttataaaccaaaatttaaaatttaaatcttaaatttaaagttgatttttaagttttctcatcatagtttatttttgagcctttatttttttaaaccattaagaatatgtatataaattttttatttataagttatttctcgtttaaaaatataccgtttactTTTCACAAGCTagccaaacaaaaacaatgatGGCCTAGTGAACAAAACCCCGTCATCCGTTGCTATTAGTCAGAGAATGTAGTAGCGACTTAcgacctccgtcccaaaataaataaatttcaaatttctgtGTGTTTCTATTAgaattttgactcttcattttatttgaaaatttttatgattaatatttttattgttactgcatgataaaacatgaatagtattttacgtgcaactaatttttttcaattttttaataaattttttaaataagacggatggcgAAAACCCGGAAAtcgtcccttttttttttttttggagcagCAGCATACTAGCACCATGTCAATGGAGGACCGATCAACGTGCAATGGACAATTTTCCCTGGCACAACAGTTTGCTTGTTTGGTTCATGCCCGTGGTATGAACACACACTTCAAATTAAACTAAGTTTGATCGAGTTAGGTGATCGTTTCGTTCGTAGCCATGGCTGTGACAATATTACTTCTCTACCACATAAATAATCAGCCCAACATATACTAGCTGAAGTGTCTGACGTCGAACTAATGGACTGCGTTCAGTTGGTGGGAGGTGGATTAGTTATCCGGTGCGAAAatcgtagtaatagattaaaacatataaaatagattcatatcattttttaaaacaactttcctctaaaaaacatttgcaaaaaaataagttgtttagcagttcgagaaacGTGCGCATGAAAAACAAGGAACTCTGTTTTGTTAACCTGCATTGCCGAACACAGCCATAGTCAaaagccttgtttagttcaaaaacatcacatcaaatatttagacatatatttaaagtattaaacatagtctaattacaaaacaaatttcagattatgtctgaaaaccgcaagacgaatcttttaagtctaattaatccgtcattagcacatgttgattactgtagcacttatggctaatcacgtcctaattaggcttaaaagattcgtctcacgatttcctccattactgtgtaattaattttagtgtttatgtatatttaatacttcatttagatgtccaaaggttcgatgtaattttttaggaaaagtttttgggaaccAAGACCAAagtttacaaaagaaaattgagGTATATGAATCAGTGATCAAACATCCTTGTCTTTTCACtcctgcttatacttataagttaaaatttaatttttttaaccttaaatttatagttgattttaagattttctttatcgtagtttttttcacctttgacttttaggttgctaagaacatgaatataaattttttattcataaattattttcatttacaaatataccattggcttttaaaaaaaaaacaatcaatcaCCCCAAATTTAATAATGCAGCAGTAGCTACATGAATCAATTGGGCCCCCCTGTGCCTCAGTTGGCAACTTATGAATCATCCCATATATAGCATCAGCTTTTGCGGGTGAAATTGTGACATGTTGCCAACTCCAACAGATTGATGTTGGAAACAATCCTATATTGAGGTTTATTCCAGAAGAAGGTAACAGTGATGGCAGTGGATCTACCAACTACCaatcatattatatattgtcttGCTAACTATCctaatgtatataaaatattttaaaatagccTATATGGGTTCCATTTTTCatctctaaaatacaagtttcAAATGATACTAACATGTGTATTTGTATTTCTCCATagtaaaacatgtatatttggTTGGTTAAGGTTTAAATTTCAATTGCCCGTTGAAGAATTCTTCCCAAAAATGCTGTACAGCTCTATGGTTCTTTCAAGCATAGGAAGTTTGACACTATAATATACATTTTTCCTTAGAAAACAAACAGCCATCCTTACAACATGCGATGCTTGGCCCATTGGTTTCCCCTATTCAGGAAAACTGAAGATTCTCCTGAGCTGATTACAGTAAGAGCTATCGACGTAAAACAAATGACCAGATATAGCATTATAGCAATGGAGAGAATGAGACGAACTACAACAGAAGTAGAATCAATCTACCTGGGGCTGGCTTCTGCTGGTTTCTCCTCCGGGCTGTCCAGCACGTCCCCAACTCCGGCAGGTGGACCGATGCTACAACGAGCAGTATTGTGAACAGCAATGGCATCCTTCAGCTTCTGAAACTGTAATGAGAACAGAATTTGTCTTGATATGCgcaaacacacacaaaagcaTAAACAAACCCAGAATGCTTCGCTATAGAATGTTCTCCTTACATTCTCCTTACATTCTTAAAAATAAGGtgatatttataaaatgaaaCTTGTATTACCttccttttatattataagatgttcttCCCTTCTTAAATTTATGTTCCTAAATTTAtgtggatgctaatgaatctagacacacatataaaacatattcattgatctataaatgaatctacgtagagtcaaaacattttataatatggaacaaagTATAAAGCATGCTCTTGGAGATTGCATTACAACTAGGGCTGTTCAGTCCAGGTTCACTGGATCAAGGAACATGATTCGCGGAGCACGAGTGATGGGTGGCACATATTGCCAGCTAACTCATGGGTGGCTTGTTcaaagagtaaaaaaaaataacatttttggACAGACTAATTATGGCAATGAAGATTAACTATTTGAAAAGTACAGCAAATTAACTTATGGGTGGACTGGTGTATCCTTACCTTAGCTAAGGAACATGAGAAGGCCTCCAATTGGCCATCGGCTCCACGATAAAAATGGAAGTAAGGAAGGACTTTCACATTCAATCGTTTGCACATAGGtttattttcatcaaagtttactTTTAAGAACAAGATGTCAGGATTCTCCACGGCAGTTCTGCAGAGCTGCAATAACATAAGGAGCACTTTAGTTTAACCAACATATTCTCAGGAAGCCCTCACAATATAACAACAGTTCAGCAGGCTGGGGTGGGAAATGCTAAAACAACGTTATCTATGAAAACAAGTATGACAAGGGAAACAGAGATTTATGTGACAAGGCAATTGAGTAATTACCATGACCTCATTACGAACTTCCTTAAAATGTTCTCTGAGAACAAAATATTCCTCAAACATTCTAAATATGGCGCTATAAAAAACTCTTTAAATGCAATGCGACAGTCTATCAGATGGCAATGCATTTATATCACCTCAAAGTTAAAAGAGATTAGGTTAGTCATATTTGAATGTCCAGACTCCAGAATAATATGGGTTGACTAATGATGGCAAGGAAGTTGCTTTCTAATTCAGCTAGTGCAACCAAATCATGATTATGAGCATAGAAAGCGAGTCAATGAAGCACAATGCACAAAGCTGCCCATGCTAAGTCCCTAACATCATGGCCCAGATGTCAAGTTGTTAACAGCTATCGATGTCGACAATAACCCACCAGTTACACGGCAGTGACAAAATACAGATGTGGCAATAGGAAACCCTTATCATGACGCACAGAGGGAAGAGACCTAATTGTGAACTGGGGCAAGTGCCCTATTGCTATGCAATAAACTATTCATGTGAACTGGGACAAATGCCCTAACTGAAGCACGTGCAAACTCTTCATGAGGGCCTGCTGCTGCATATCTATTAAGTGGAGGGTTTCTCTCCTTATAGATATATCACATGTATTAGAGATAGTGTTACCTTAGATATAGAGATCTATCTTAGGAGAGAAGTCATCCCTATAAAAGGGTAGCATGTATCCATCAACAACAGGCAATTAAGATGAATTAATCTAGTCTATCTCCCTAAAGTTCCTCATCCCAATCTGTAGTCTCCTCTCATCTCAAATCAAGACGATGCTACCTGGCCATCCTCAAGGTGGTGTTCACCCACAATGAACCTAGCCCATAACACCCAGCGATCTGATAAGATGTTGGTTTAAGGGAATACAATTACACAGGTAATAGCTGGACCTCACAAGTTTCAAGGACTTCAGATCTTGGCATTTTTATTGTCACCTGGTTCGCATAAAGGCAGCATAAGTTTCTACAAGGACCAGAAGCCTAATCTTAAATTTCTTATTTTAGGTATCTGCACAAGCATTCAAGATCAGAAGGCTAAAATAACCTgagtaaacttttaaaataacaacaaaatagaACCAAACACCATATGCAACCTCCCTTTAGGCCACTGCATGTGCCACTATTTTATATGGTGCAACTGATACAAAATGAAGCAGACAGATGAAATTGTGTACAACCTATGCATGTGAGTTGATCagaattaaatatatgatatcaCTCTAATTTGGGTTCTGTTCTGTTCATCGAAGCCATTCTGTGTTTATATGGAAAGCCTTGAAACCAGCAACCAAGCCAATGACCAATGAGAAAAGGTATTGATTACtcctagaatttttttttctagatatGGTAATTTATGTTGTGTTGTCCCTACACTGATTAAGCAATACTAACAAGACAAGACCCTACGGAATAGAAGTCAGAGAACATGAGAAGAGCTAGGCCCTGCAAAGTGAAAACAAGCATACCATAGTTCCCATAAAATAACATGACAAATATTTGACTAGCAGCACTATTTGCAGATGAGATTTCACACCCGAGCACTTCCACCAATACCAACTAGCGTTACGCATCAATAAGTATGTGAGCATGGATGACAATTTCAGATaatgggggtgattgtttggctgtTTGGAGGAAAagccaaacggcatatttgcaaatgaaaaaataatttgtgaataaaatttttatatacatattcttagcgatctaaaagcaaaggctgaaaaataaactacgatgaaaaaaaacctcaaaatcaactccaaatttaaggttgaaaaatcaaattttggcttataagcataagcagaagcgaaaagatgagaatgaATAGATAATTCGTTCTCCATGAAACAAGGTCCAAAATTCAACGCATGCAtgatttaatcatttaaagcGAATTAACTACgccctctgttccaaaatataaagcaCCCTTGTTTTCAGGAAAATCAACATTTGAAAACTTTTCATGTCAATTCTCTAGTTGTTGATAATTATTACGAGAGAAACCAACAGTGGAAGTATAATGTTGGAGACTGTAAAAAAGCTAcaccttatattttagaatgtaaGGAGTACTAAATAGAAGAGTGAATTCAGCTAAGGCTCTATGTTCACGATTTCGAAAATCACGaacatctcttttttttgtataTTCCCTTCTAATATTGATATTTCATCTGAAGACCATGCTACATCATTCTTCTGTGCACTTCTTCAGAGCTAATATTGTAAATACTACCAATGCAGTCCCAAATATCAATTATTAGCCTAACTATTTGAGGAAATTAGATACTACTCACATGATGAACTTTAGACCAAATTGAATCAGGGAGAAAATCAAAAATGGAAAATAGTAATGTTCATGGAAACAACAGAAAATGACAATTACCCTTGGGAAGAGTGCCCGGCAAGAACCACACCAAGTTCCATAGAACTCGACTATTACAAGCCTGTCACCTGCATCCCTCAGTGCATCCAGGAACTCTTGTGTGGAGTGAATGTCGATCATATTTGGACCAGCATTCTTCTCCCACCATTGTGGTTGCTCACTTTTGTCTGAGACGACTGCATGGGCCTAGCACAAGAATAACCCAAACTATCAAAACATCAGCGGCAACCTTGCACATGTCTTGTCATACGAACTCCCAGGCATGTAAACTCAAGATGACCTAGTAGCACATCCACAAAAATCTCAATCAAGGAGAAAGTGACAAATTTTGGAAGTTCTAGTTTATACCACTCACAGTtgccaaaacatatataaaatcctGGCAGAGAAGGTGGAAATGTTGGTTGCTAAAGTGATTCCTATCAGCCCAATAAAGCAAGGACAATACAATAAAGCAAGCATACATGGCATAGTAATTACACGAGTTTTGGCATTAGTAAGTAATCATGGAACAAAAGTCTAATATAGAATCGAAAAGAATCCTATATGAACCCATTTTGGGGCAGAGAACCCAGACATGTTTGGCTCAATTATAAGTCCTTTTAGCCCCTCATCAAAGGCATAAAGCTAGGCTTTCCCAATCTAGAACAAAAGCAAAGCCTTCTAGGCGGCGCTAGCAGGCAAGCACGCAGGCAGGCACTTTTTTTGGCCATTCCAACCTCCCCAAAACCCTAAACATGAGGTAACAAGCAGCTCTTCTGACTGAGAGGACAGACACGAGAGGAGGCAGGAGCGCGGCACGTACCTTGAGGCTGCGATGCCTCCAGGGCGGGGGCGGGACCGGGaagcgcggccggcgcgagGCTGGGGCGGGGGAGAGGGCCCAGCAGTGCGGCGACGAAGGGgacgaggagggcgcggcgacgaagcgTCCGGGCAGGAGGGCCTCGGCCATGCGCCCCGCTTCCGGGACGGCGGAacggaggagctgcggcgagCAGAAGCTGGCTAGCACCCCCGGCGCCACGGCGGATGGGCTGGgtgtggcggtggtggtggtggcgccgccgccggcgggagcATCCGCTGGGCTTGTGGTGGGAGATGGAGTAGATGGGGTGGAtgcgatggatggatgggggaGATCACCCACAAGCACCACGGCCTGACACTGTGGGTCCCACACTCCAGTGACACGAAACGCTTCGTCGCAACAGCTAGCTACTCTTCCAAATGGAAACGGACAAGACTACTGTGACCTTCCCTTCCCAATTCGACCCTTTTCTTGTGTAAATTTcgaaaaattaagtttaatttGAACAAACTGTCGTAAAATTGCAGATTTAAGGAGGTGtatcataaatttatagatttaatgccaattatattatgtatatttagCACCAGTTATTTTATAAAGTATGCATTCAATAAATTActatatcacaaaactatgtatttaaaataaattttatcctagaactacaacttttgtagcataagaaaatataaagttgGAAACGGACGTTGCTGCTCTTACAAATGGAAATGGACAAGATTACTGTGTCATTCACAATTCGaccatttttttctagctAATAACCTCGTCATTGAGAATAAGTAAACCCGACTTGCATATTTTGCATAGAGGAATGGTTAATCACCGAAGAattctttttcataaaaaaaagacgtTAGGCTTCGTTCTTTTTATGTTGCAGATTATCGATTATTGCAAACATTGTTTCCGTtggtaaatttttatataagtaacTTATCAACTTTTGTAATAATTAGTCCCTCCGTTATCCTAAAATATTCTCACAAAATTAGATAACATGCCATCTAAACAAGTCAGTAATATTTGATGCTGACATACCCTACCAAACGTACGGAACCATGCTATGAGTTTAAGAAACTACACTAGGAGtttgtttgcaaaatatattttagaaatgtttTGGTTGTGAAATTTTCTCCCATCGAATCCAAGGGTTACTTTTCCATCAGGAGTGACTATTCGGTTATTGAGGTGAATTCTGTTACATAATCTCATCTCCTAggagataaatttatttcttgtCACGAGTCTAAATCGattttagagataaatctattattacTCTATCCTACCTTTATATATCATACACTTAATCATAGAAGATAAAGAAGAGAGAGTCTTGTGTTTAGgcattttcattttctccGCGTCTCATCTTTGATATGATTAATTGtccatatgtttttttcgGAAATGGATTTAGGTATCTACATTTTTGAAGCATCTCATCTTCTATAAACTGCCCATAATCGACGTAGCATTTCTATCGTAAGTATTTGTAAGTGTCACAATAACTAAATAATGGCACATGGCGCAGATATCCCAAGCCCCAAGCAGAAGCGGCGACATATGTTCTAAAGTTGACCACCGTGAATCATcatattagagcaagtataatagtagactataagttaACACAAAGGAAagagataataaaaaagatgtgAGATTGGCTCTCATGCAATAGCTAGTTATATATCCACTCTAAtaaaatgtattaaatataaagataAGAGAAAGACATAGacgataaaaattatagttaacCTTATAGCCATTCTACTATATGGCttgactataatataagcttatagttAGTAAGTTGGCTTTACAGTTACACTTGCTCTTGTAGCATCAATTGCCGAGTTTACGTCGATCAATGCCAAGTGTTAAGAACAAATCACGTTCAAGTAATCTCATCGCACGGATCGTCAGGAAGAAACACAAGATTGATGACATGGATTAGTTAAGGATTAATGACTTGGATTAGTTTTAAGCGTCGGATTAGATCTATGTTTACTGTTTACCCCTTTTAAAGAACCACATTTACCACGTGCGCTCCATAATGTCGGTTCAccgtatataaatatacaagatTAATCAACGGAAAATATTGTTCGATTCATTTGTTTCCTCTTTACACCCATACCAAAACACCAAGAACCTGTCATCTAGGCTTACTCTGTATTTAGAAGGATTGGTAAACTACAGATGGGAGGCCCATGGATGAGTGCCTAGCTAGGCCCATGCCTATATCTTCAAGTATTCGTATACAATCCCGTCTCTAATAAATCTTTGcttcaaaaacaaaagcaaacgCCGTGCTTCATCTTTTTGATAAATACTGTATAAGAGACAGATCTACTCAAGAAATGATTCACAGTAAAAACATGGTCATCTAGTtgactattcatttttttcattctaatCTACCATCACGCAAGCAACTACGATGATACTGCTCAGAGCTAacttttagtatttattaaagaaaattttgttttatgattttaaaaaagagggtagtaaaattattttattatattacttAAGAGACCATACCAAACTCTACCTTCCTAGagttaataaaacttataaaccaaaagttGAATGTTCAATCTGaaaatttagggttaatttTGAAGGTTTTCTAatcatagtatatttttcatcgtttgttaagaacacatatataaattttttatttataaattactttttggttgtaaatatgttgtttcacTGTTTAACtgaaaagctaaaagatgacCGCCTGGAGATTCCTCACAGAAATATTTAACTTACACGTTCGAATCGTAAACTAGCATTGACCTTTGTTCCCATCAAACAGAAAACACTTACCAGGAAATGATACAAATAGTACAAAAAAAGGGACGCCTAAAACCACTGCATTAAACTGCAGCATGATTTATTTCGCTTCTAAAATGAAATTTTCAACCACCGTCACCACAAGATGAAGTGCTGAACATGGCAAAAGGGGGAAAAGACATGATACAGCTCAGAAATGTGGCACTCCAGCAGGACTCAGAATTGTACATAAATGGGTCATAGATTCAGAGGAGCAAGCAGCAAGGATATCGACGAACAGCATCCAAGAACAGGAGAATGCACAGTGTTTTCTTCACAGTCGCTGAATCTACAAGTTTTGGTTCACAGACTGACCACGAACCCATCCTCCACTCTGCAGGATACATGTGACAACGCGAGGATTATTACGAAATGTGTGCGAAACATCGCCAGGTCCTGCAAATATGGATTGAATGTTTCAGTTTTCAAATGAAAACTTCAATTAGTGTGTTTGCATGTGTTGCTGATAAGAGACTATAGGACTAAGAGAATTGAATAAAAAACTTAGATATTAGGGAAGGAgctaatatcaattaaataggtaGAAGTAAGGCTTTGAACCTAGGCTGGCTAGCCTACCGCCTCATGGAGCTAGTCAGAAGACGCCTAGGTGTTTCTCTAAGAGAAGTGAATAACAGCAACAAATGATTCTGCCCCCAAATAAAAACATCCATAAGATAGCAACTTTCATCATGTTATCCACAGTTCTGTACCTATCGACTGTTAGGTTCCAAGCAGACATATGGGGGGCAGAAAAGGATGGGAATGTTCAAGATCTTGTCATAATATAGTCGTCACCTTGTAACTgataattcataacaaaacTAACAAACGTCTCGTGATTAGCGGCTAAGGAATCTAGTTCTAGATAGGTTTCTGAGAATTGTTGCCGACATCAGTTCGCTACTCAAACAAGATAGCTCCAAACTGTCCTAACTCATGCTCATTTTGAAATTGGATGGTCGAGTGAGatattaaatttctaaaaagatATTAAACCTTCCACTGAAGTCAACTGAAAGTTGGATCTTGATTTTTCGTTTGAACGGGTACCCAAAAGAACAGCTTTATAATGTGCTATTCTACTTGAACCATAGCTAATGGCACGATGCAATCATCCAAATTCCATCAGCATATGCTACTATTCTGTCCTCAACAGTTGGCACACCAATCATTGTTCTGTCCCAAATaagtaaggaaaaaaaagagagaagatcATAATACTATGTCACTGAATTTGAAATAGATTGTTATGAGTAgtcatgaatatatatttatgaacaaaGTGCAATTATAAGTAATTGACATGTGCATCATCCTAGTAGAGTATTTGTATCTATGTCAATTAAAGgggctaaaaaaatcaataaagtgttccaaattttgaatttggaaATGAGAGGAGCGGTCCTATATCCCTATGCATGGCACATAgcttatttattgtttagtaCTACTTAAATcgatatttaaaataaagctAACCACATTATAACATGATATGGTCTGATGCCACATTGCTACTTATAGCTGAAACTGACTTGTACGAAGTTGATTAATTTGATAAAATGTCAGATCAATAGCACCAACAGCACTACATTATATTAGCTAGTTAATCAATGAGATAATTCTACAGCAGTATTAGATAATACAAGATAATGagtttttaaacatgaatCTTGAACTTAAACCCATCCAGTTCTGGACGACTTATGTGGATAAGCACAAGGGTTCATTTGTTACTGGTCAGAGACGATTAACGAAGTAGTTGGTTTCAGTGGCTCATACGGCAACACGATTTAGCCTTAACAAACTGTGGTCACGGGACGTCTCCATCTCACTTGGGAACGTCGATTTCCGGACACCCGCGTGGAGCACAAGGCAAAGCTCATCGAGTTTGACCATGCGATTCCTTCAGGAGGACGCATTCTAAAATACAAACGACCCCAATACCACAAATCAAACTAAATTAGGGGTAGAAAAtttgtaatatgaaacaaagaagAACATGAACAGCAATCCAGCACATTAATTATTGTTTACCACCAAATCAAGAAGAGTTGCAAGAAGCTAGGAAGATGATTTGGGGCAAACTCACGCTAGTAGGTGGGCTGCGGCGGGACGGGAGTGTAATACCGGCCGGCCTCCTCGTCGATGGTGTCGGCGGGGCGGTGGAAgacggcgtggaggaggacgagcaGGAGGCCGACAAGCAGCGAGGTGAGGATgttggcggtggcgccggtgaGGAGCAGCAGGGCGAGGGTGAGCACGGAGAGGACGGCGAGCACGGCGCCCTCCCCGACGGTGCGGCCGAAGAGCGCGAGCGGCTCGTCGCGGAGGAAGTAGAGGAAGAGCCAGGCGACCATGCAGGCGAGGAAGACGATGAGGGAGACCGGGTGCCAGAGCAGGGAGAcgaacaccaccaccagcaccacGATGGCGTAGTTCATCGAGAAGTGGGACAGGTTCGCCCGCGCCCGGAGGTACGCGTCGCGGAACCCGCGCGGCACGGAGGCGGCCCTCGGGTCGGCCACCTcccgccacggccgccgctccgccagcGCCGACGCGCCGCGCGCCTTGGCGCGGGAGATGAAGCCGAGCGGGGACGACCCGCCCGCACCCGGGCCCGGCCCCTCCGACGAGGTCGGGATGGTCCCGTACTTCGACATGGCTGGACCTCGGTAgccggctcgccggcgacggggagcgagacgtggcggcggagcggagttGACGTGGAGGGGAGAGACTCTGGAAGGAAGGAGCGACGCGACCACCCAATTATGGCGCGGGATGGAGGCAGCGTGGCgccggtggggcccaccgacgggtggggccaCCAGGACAGCTCGGTGAACACGTGGCGCACTGCGGGTTGCCGGCGGCAAGATCGCGGCCGttggtttgttttgccttgcgACGGTTCGGTTTCAGtagaattattaattaataattaattagttaattaattggtgGGCCGCGGGAATGATAGGGGAGGCCATGATGGGCCTTGGTAAGTTTCGATTGGGCCACGGGAGGCCCAATTTGGCCGAATTGGGCCGCTAGTTCGAATTCGACAATGATGGGCCTCACGCTATGCACGATCCCGCTGCGGCTGGCCCATAATTTATATGGGCCT
Encoded proteins:
- the LOC102719299 gene encoding thioredoxin-like 2, chloroplastic isoform X1 → MAEALLPGRFVAAPSSSPSSPHCWALSPAPASRRPRFPVPPPPWRHRSLKAHAVVSDKSEQPQWWEKNAGPNMIDIHSTQEFLDALRDAGDRLVIVEFYGTWCGSCRALFPRLCRTAVENPDILFLKVNFDENKPMCKRLNVKVLPYFHFYRGADGQLEAFSCSLAKFQKLKDAIAVHNTARCSIGPPAGVGDVLDSPEEKPAEASPSSGESSVFLNRGNQWAKHRML
- the LOC102719299 gene encoding thioredoxin-like 2, chloroplastic isoform X3, with the protein product MAEALLPGRFVAAPSSSPSSPHCWALSPAPASRRPRFPVPPPPWRHRSLKAHAVVSDKSEQPQWWEKNAGPNMIDIHSTQEFLDALRDAGDRLVIVEFYGTWCGSCRALFPRLCRTAVENPDILFLKVNFDENKPMCKRLNVKVLPYFHFYRGADGQLEAFSCSLAKFQKLKDAIAVHNTARCSIGPPAGVGDVLDSPEEKPAEASPRCL
- the LOC102719299 gene encoding thioredoxin-like 2, chloroplastic isoform X2, whose amino-acid sequence is MAEALLPGRFVAAPSSSPSSPHCWALSPAPASRRPRFPVPPPPWRHRSLKAHAVVSDKSEQPQWWEKNAGPNMIDIHSTQEFLDALRDAGDRLVIVEFYGTWCGSCRALFPRLCRTAVENPDILFLKVNFDENKPMCKRLNVKVLPYFHFYRGADGQLEAFSCSLAKFQKLKDAIAVHNTARCSIGPPAGVGDVLDSPEEKPAEASPRSRQTLQLI
- the LOC102720236 gene encoding PRA1 family protein F3-like isoform X2, translated to MSKYGTIPTSSEGPGPGAGGSSPLGFISRAKARGASALAERRPWREVADPRAASVPRGFRDAYLRARANLSHFSMNYAIVVLVVVFVSLLWHPVSLIVFLACMVAWLFLYFLRDEPLALFGRTVGEGAVLAVLSVLTLALLLLTGATANILTSLLVGLLLVLLHAVFHRPADTIDEEAGRTWRCFAHIS
- the LOC102720236 gene encoding PRA1 family protein F3-like isoform X1, which produces MSKYGTIPTSSEGPGPGAGGSSPLGFISRAKARGASALAERRPWREVADPRAASVPRGFRDAYLRARANLSHFSMNYAIVVLVVVFVSLLWHPVSLIVFLACMVAWLFLYFLRDEPLALFGRTVGEGAVLAVLSVLTLALLLLTGATANILTSLLVGLLLVLLHAVFHRPADTIDEEAGRYYTPVPPQPTY